CCTAGATTCGCGCTGCTTAAACTCATTGCGTTTAAATTCATCACGCTTGAACTCGCCGCGCTGCAAAGGTCTTTGCGCTGGTGCGCGGCTATCAGAATCTCGGTTTTTAGGGGCTTGCTGTTTAACACTAATCTCTGGTGCTGGAGCCTCTGACGTTTGAGCTGGTATTTTTTGCTCTAATTCTGCTACTTCTCTAGGGGCAGGTGCGTCACGCAAAGTACCGTCATAGCGATGGTTACGCTGACGCGTTGCCGCTGGCTTGCTTTCAGACGATCTATCTTTAAAAGATTTATCGGAGGCAGGCCTCGCTGGTGCAGCGCCTCGCTGACGTTTCGCAGGATCAGCCCGCCGCACAGGCGCTTTTTCGGCTTTAACCGCGGCTTGGTCAGTAGATTTTTTGTTGAGCTTTAAAGTAGTCAAGGGCTTGAAATAGCTTGCGCTATAGATTGAATATAAAAACAGATTATACCCGCTATCGCCGCTAGGGGTTTCAGCAACAAAAAAGCAGGCACTAGGCCTGCTTTTTTGTTGGGCAATTTAGTCGTTAGACTTTCTGATAAACCTCTGAGCCCTTTTTCACAAACTCAATGGCTTTTTCCTGCATGCCTTTTTGCAGGGCTTCCTGTTCTGAAACACCTTGCTCGGCTGCATAGTCGCGTACATCTTGCGAAATTTTCATGGAGCAGAAATGCGGGCCGCACATGGAGCAGAAATGCGCTTGTTTGGCGCCTTCTTGTGGCAGGGTTTCGTCGTGGAATTCCTTGGCTTTTTCTGGATCTAGACCCAAATTAAATTGATCTTCCCAGCGAAATTCGAAACGTGCTTTTGAAAGTGCGTTGTCGCGGATTTGCGCACCCGGATGACCCTTAGCCAAGTCAGCAGCGTGGGCGGCGATCTTGTAAGTGATGATACCAACACGCACATCTTCTTTATCTGGCAAGCCCAAATGCTCTTTTGGTGTGACGTAACACAGCATGGCACAGCCGTACCAACCGATCATGGCGGCGCCTATGCCCGAAGTGATATGGTCATAACCTGGCGCAATGTCGGTGGTTAATGGACCTAGTGTGTAGAACGGAGCTTCACCACAGTGTTCCAGTTGCAGCTCCATGTTTTCCTTGATCAAGTGCATAGGCACGTGGCCTGGACCTTCGATCATGCACTGTACGTCGTGCTTCCAAGCGATCTGTGTCAACTCACCTAGTGTTTTCAGCTCGGCAAATTGCGCTTCATCATTGGCATCGTAAATAGAACCCGGACGCAGGCCATCACCGAGTGAGAAGCTCACATCGTAAGCCTTCATGATTTCGCAGATGTCTTCAAAGTGCTCGTAAAGGAAGCTTTCTTTATGATGCGCCAGACACCATTTCGCCATAATCGAACCACCGCGCGACACGATACCCGTCATGCGCTTGGCAGTCATTGGGATGTAAGCCAAACGAACACCCGCATGGATAGTGAAGTAATCCACGCCTTGTTCAGCTTGCTCAATCAGGGTGTCGCGGAAAATTTCCCAAGTCAGCTCTTCGGCCTTGCCGTTGACCTTTTCCAGCGCCTGATAGATCGGAACTGTACCAATCGGCACGGGTGAATTGCGAATGATCCATTCGCGCGTTTCGTGGATGTTTTTGCCCGTAGACAAATCCATCACGGTATCGCCACCCCAACGGGTGCCCCAGACCATTTTTTCTACTTCTTCAGTAATTGAAGAGCCTAGCGCAGAGTTGCCGATATTGGCATTGATCTTCACCAGGAAATTACGGCCAATGATCATCGGCTCGATTTCAGGGTGGTTAATGTTCAACGGAATAATCGCGCGGCCAAGGGCTACTTCACTACGCACGAATTCTGGCGTAATCACTTTAGGGATGCTCGCGCCAAAATCATGGCCTTTATGCTGCGTTTGCAACAATTCGCTCATGTTTTCGCGGCGCTGGTTTTCACGGATGGCGATGTATTCCATCTCCGGCGTGATGATGCCTTTACGTGCGTAATGCATCTGGCTGACATTCATACCAGCTTTGGCGCGGCGTGGTTTGCGCGTCAGGTTGAAACGCATTGCGGTAAGAGCAGGGTCAGTTTTACGTTGTTGGCCAAACTCAGAGCTTGGGCCATCTAGTTGCTCGGTATCGTTACGTTCTTCAATCCACTTTGCACGCATGGCTGGCAAGCCATTGCGGATATCGATGCTGATTGTTGGATCAGTATAGGGGCCTGATGTGTCATAGACCATGACAGGCGGGTTCTTCTCATCTTTGCCAGCGCCGAACATAGATGGCGTATCTGACAATGAAATCTCACGGAACGGCACGCGAATATCTGGGCGCGAACCTTCAATATAAACTTTACGTGACTTGGCAAAAGGCTGTGTGGTGCCTGCATCAATCTCAGCGGTTTCGCCGTCAAATTTAGCATGCAGGTTTTTATCGATGGTATTCATGGTGCTCCTTGAGGGCAGTATCGTAAGGAGCTTGACTGGCTTCCCTACTGGTTAAACAGTAGAAAAGCATCATTTCTGCTTTCCTACGGCGGCATTACCCGCATCAGGTTCAAAGGGTGTATCTCACTATTGTTGACATGCATCACTGTCAAAATAGACCCCTAGCAATACCCTCGAAATTACGCGAAACTTGCAATAAAAGCAAGTTTAAACTAGTAATCGAAGCATAGATTCACCTGTAAAGAGCTTGCAAACTAAACACTTACGGATATTGGGCTATAATCATTTTTTGAATAGTTTTCATGACGGAATTGCGTATGCATACACAGCCAGTTTCTACCCCATTCAATACAGCAGAGGCCGTTGAACAAGCCCGCTTCAACATGATTGAACAGCAAATCCGCACTTGGGAAGTGCTGGATGGCAATGTGCTTGATCTGCTAAAAAAAGTGCCGCGCGAAAATTTTGTGCCAGTGCAATACAGCGGACTGGCTTTCGCTGACCTCGAAATACCGCTGGGCAATGGCGAACTCATGCTTTCACCCAAGATTGAAGGCCGCATTATGCAGGCGCTGGAAATCAAGAAAACTGACAAGGTTTTAGAAATTGGGACTGGCAGCGGGTATCTAACTGCACTGCTGGCAAGCCAAGCTGCACATGTGTATAGCGTTGAGATCATGCCCGACCTCAGCTACCAAGCAGACAAAAGACTGCAAGACCACAACATCAACAACGTCACGCTGGAAATTGGCGATGCCGCCAATGGCTGGACAGCACATGGCCCTTACGATGTGATTGTGTTTGGTGGTTCATTGCCCCTTAGCCCAACCCATGCGCAGCAATCACTTGCGATTGGTGGCCGTATGTTTGTTGTAGTCGGCGATCTGCCAGCCATGCAGGCCATCATGATCAGGCGCATTTCAGAAGATGGTTTTAAACGCGATGTGCTGTTTGAAACTGCCCTGCCTATATTATCTAACGCACTGCAACCAGACCGATTCAGCTTCTGATTTTCAGACAAGTAAGAGGGGCGGCTTTTTAGCCGCCTTTTTTATTGCTCGCGCAATCATTATTCCCTAGTCATACCATCCAACACAAAAGATAACTTGACGGCGTTAACTTAACAATGTTTAATTAACAACGTTAAGTTAATTTTTAAGCCTACTCATGCCACCCAAGCACAAAACCGCCGATGAGCGCCTGCAACTACATACCAGCATTCTGGATGCTGCTCGCGAACTATTTGTAGAGCGCGGCGTGGAAGCCACCACCATGCGCGAAATTGCAAAACGCATCGGATACTCGCCGACCGCGCTATATCTGCATTTCAAAGATAAAGACGATATTTTGCGCGCCCTGTGCGAAACCGACTTTCTGGCATTGGCAGCGGGTTTGCAATCCATCATAGGCATCCATGACGTACGCCAGCGGCTGAGCATGTTGTGCGACGGATATGCGGAATTCGCGCTTAGCCACCCCAACCACTACCGCCTGATGTTCATGACACCACAGCCAGTCATCGACAAAACAGAACTAAAAATGATTCATCGCGGCAACCCCGAGCAGGACGCATACGCACAGCTGAAATCTATCGTTCAGGATGCATTTGAAGGTGGACACTTTCGGCCTGAGCTAACCAATGTAGACCTGATTTCGCAAACCTTATGGGCAGGCATTCACGGCGCATGTTCATTGCAAATCAGCAAAGGCAATGATGACTGGGTGGAGTGGCGGCCAATTGCAGAACGTATCCAAATGATGCGCGAAACGCTGATGATCGGCATTTTGCGAGCAGACCAAACAAAGATGTAACGAATCTATTGAAACCATATTTTAGAAAACGCTCATGATCATGCACATCAATAAAAAATTAGCACTGTTAATCCTGTTAGCCACTCCGCTTGTCGCTTGCAAACGACCCGAGCCTGCCGAGCCGCCTCCACGGCCTGCGCTCACCATGCAAATAGATGCTTCATCAAGCGCACAAGAAGGCTGGTTGGTTGGTGAAGTGCGCCCCAGATTTGAATCCGCACAAGGCTTTCGCATAGGTGGCAAGATCACCGCACGCAAAGTTGAAGTAGGCGATATTGTGAAAAAAGGCCAGGTACTGGCTGTACTTGATACTGCGGATACTGGGCTGGCATTAGCCTCGGCAGAAGCACAAATACGCGCCGCTGAAGCAGACTCCGCACTTGCCAAAGCAGATTATGAAAGACAAAGCCAACTGCTCAAGCGCAACTTTATCTCCGCTGCCGCCCTTGATAGTTTTGATGCAAAAGCAAAAGCAACAGCTGCTCGCGTTGCGCAATTACGTGCTGATGCAGATGTGGCAAAACACCAATCTCAATACACCTCACTGATTGCAGAGCGTGATGGCGTGATTACAGAAATACACGCCGAGCCTGGCCAAGTGGTTTCCAGTGGCGAAACGGTTGCAAAAGTAGCGGTGCCCGATGTGCTGGAAGTGTTGATTGCAGTGCCTGAATCACGCATCAAAAACCTTGCGGCAGGTAGCGCAACCGCAGTGAGGCTTTGGGCTGACCGTAGCAAACCCTATGCGGGAAAAATACGAGAAATATCGCCTTCAGCAGACAGCCTGACGCGCACTTTCAATGTACGTGTGAGCGTCACCAATCCTGATGCGGGCATTCATATGGGCATGACCGCAGGTGTGAAATTACCTAGCCCTGCCAATAGCAACGCAAGCGAAGAAAGCCACAGCTACACCATCCCCAGCTCGGCAGTCACGGAACAAAATGGCACAACACTGGCTTGGGTGGTGGACGATAAAACACACAAAGTACAACCAAGAAGTATCAGTGTTGGCCCCTATACTGAATCAGGCGTAACCGTAAGCAGCGGCTTGAGTGAGGGCGAGACCATCGTAGTTGCTGGCGTGCACGCGCTGGTGGCTGGCCAGGTAGTCACACCTGTAGCTGCCCACATCAACCAATAGCCAACTGATAGACAACCATCATGACAACTCCTGATCCATCCACTAAAACGGGTTTCAATTTATCCGACTGGGCATTGCACCACCAAAAACTGGTGTTGTATTTCATGCTGGTACTGACCATTGCTGGCTTGGTGGCTTATACCCACTTAGGTCAATCTGAAGACCCACCATTCACGTTCAAAGTGATGGTCGTTCGCACAGGCTGGCCTGGTGCCAGTGCGCAAGAAGTAGCAGAACAGGTGACCGACAAACTTGAAAAAACTCTGCAAGAAGTACCGCATGTGGATTTCTTGCGCAGTTATTCACGCCCAGGCGAGTCACTGATATTCGTGCTGGCGAAAGATTCGACGCCAAAAAGTGAAGTGCCCAATATGTGGTACCAGGTGCGCAAACGCGTGAACGATATTCGCAACACCCTGCCCGATGGTATTGAAGGCCCGACCTTCAATGACGATTTCGGTGATGTATATGGCAACCTCTATACGCTCAGTGGCGATGGCTACGATTATGCTGAACTCAAGCGGCAGGCCGATATAGTCCGCGCAGAGTTGCTTAAGGTGTCTGATGTTGCCAAGGTGGATTATTTTGGCGAACAGAAGCAAAAGATATTCATCGAGCTCACTAACGCCAAGCTGGCTACGTTGGGTTTGGATATCCAAACCCTGATCAGCACTTTGCAAAGGCAAAATGCCGTAACAACTGCTGGAGCTTTTGATACTTCGGCCGAACGCATCCGCATTGCGGCCACTGGTCGTTTTGACCAGATTGAAGCGCTGCGCGATATACGTTTCCGAGCAGGCAATAACGAGTTCAGGCTGGGCGATGTCGCCAAGGTGTATAGCGGCTATGAAGACCCGCCTACGCAGCGCATCCGCTATATGAATAAAGAAGCCATACTGATTGGTGTATCCATGGTGGATGGTGGCGATATTATCCAGCTGGGGCATGGGCTCGATAATGCCACGACTAAAATTGCCGCGCATTTACCAGTGGGTTTAAAGCTGGATACGGTGTCTTCACAACCTCGCTCAGTGGCTCGCTCGGTCAATGAGTTCGTGCATTCACTGGCTGAAGCCTTGATTATCGTGTTAGCGGTCAGCCTGTTATCACTGGGGTGGCGCACAGGTTTTGTGGTGGCGATTACCATTCCCGTAGTGCTCGCCATCACCTTTCTCGTGATGGATATATTCGGCGTTGGCCTGCATAAAATATCGCTTGGCGCACTGATACTGGCTTTAGGCTTGCTGGTAGATGATGCCATCATCGCGGTCGAAATGATGGCGTCCAAGATGGAACAAGGCTGGGATAGAATGCGCGCCGCTTCATTTGCCTTTACCTCCACCGCCATTCCTATGCTTACTGGCACACTGGTCACGGTAGCAGGTTTTCTACCGATTGCCATGGCGCAATCGGCCACGGGCGAATACACGCGCACCCTGTTTCAGGTCCCTGCGATTGCCCTGCTCATTTCATGGCTGGCAGCGGTGATATTCGTGCCTTATCTTGGCTTCCATCTGTTGCCAAAACCAAAAGCGCACGATGCACATGATCTCGATATTTATAGTTCAGGCTTTTACAAGCGCTTTCGCAGCTTGGTCACGCAATGCGTGAAACATCGCTGGATCGTCATAGCGATTACCGTATCAATGTTCGCTGCAGCCATCGCGGAGTTTGGTCTGGTACAGCAACAGTTTTTCCCTGACTCCACCAGACCTGAGCTGATTGTAGATCTACGTCTAGCAGAAGGTGTTTCATACGCCGCTACCGAAAGCGAAGTAAAAAAACTGGAAAGCTGGCTAGGCAAGCAAGAAGGCATTGAAAACTACGTCGCCTATGTTGGCACAGGCAGCCCGCGCTTTTACCTGCCACTAGACCAGCAACTGGCACAACGCAATTTCGCGCAATTTGTCGTGCTGACAAAAGACAGCAAAGCGCGTGAAGCCTTGCGTAGCAAACTATTGCACTTATTTGATACTGACTTCCCCACCTTGCGTGCTTCGGTATTACGTTTGGAAAACGGCCCGCCCGTTGGCTTCCCGGTGCAGTTCCGCATCTCGGGGCCAGATATTCCACAGCTACGCAACATTGCACACAACATTGCCGATGTGATGCGCACCAATCCACACCTGACCAATGTGCAACTGGACTGGGACGAGCCGACCAAGGTGATGCAAGTGGAAATAGACCAATCCAAAGCTAGGCTTCTCGGTATTAGCTCGGCAGAGATCGCCAATATCCTGAATGCGGCTACACAAGGGCTATATGTCACGGAGTTTCGTGATGGCATTGAAAAGATTGATCTAGTTGTCCGCGGCTCACCAGCCGAGCGCCATTATTTGTCGCACTTGCCAGATTTAATGATTCCCAATGCCACAGGCAAAAGTGTGCCGCTCTCGCAAATTGCTACCATCAACTCCACTTTTGAAGATGGTGTGATCTGGCGTCGCAATCGCATGCCAACCATTACTGTGCGCGCTAACTTGCTAGGCAATATACAAGCGCCTGTTGTCTCTGGGCAAGTAGAAGAAAAACTTGCAGAGATTCGCAAACAATTGCCATTGGGTTATCAACTGGAAACTGGCGGCGCGGTTGAAGAATCCGCCAAGGGCAGCAAGTCTATTGGCGCAGGCGTGCCCGTGTTTATCTTTGTGGTACTGACCATTTTGATGATTCAGCTACAAAGCTTCTCGCGCACCATGCTGGTATTGCTTACAGCGCCACTGGGCTTGATTGGCGTGACCATTGCGCTATTGGTCTTTGATAAACCATTCGGCTTTGTCGCCATGCTCGGCACCATTGCGCTCTCCGGCATGATCATGCGCAACTCGGTGATTCTGGTGGACCAGATTGAGCAAGATAAACTGGCTGGAAAACCAGACTGGGAAGCGGTTGTAGAATCTACCGTGCGCCGCTTCAGGCCGATAGTATTAACCGCCGCTGCCGCAATCCTGGCCATGATTCCGCTAGTCGACAATGCTTTCTTTGGCCCGATGGCAGTCGCGATTATGGGCGGGTTAACGGTGGCAACCATGCTCACATTGCTATCACTGCCCGCCATTTATGCAGCTTGGTACAAAGTAAAAATGCCAACGCAAACGAAAGACCTTTAATCATGCGTAAATCGATTATTTCAGGCTTGCTGATGGCAAGCACCTTTTCCACCAGTTCAGCTTTTGCTGCCCAAAACCTGCTGGATATTTACCAACTAGCCTTACGCAATGACCCAACGCTGGCCTCGGCACGCAGCGGCAATGTTGCAGCGCAGGAAAAAACCGAGCAGGGCAAAGCGCTGTATAGGCCCAATGTCAGCTTTAACAGCAATGCCAGCCACACCGAAGGCAATGTGAAATTTATTGGTGCGCCGCCCATTTTTGGTACTGGCGGCAATCTATCTTACGAAACCTATGGCTACGGCTTGAATGTCAGCCAGCCGATTTTTCGTAAGCAGAATATCGTGCAATACCAGCAGTCCAAGATACAAGTCTCGCAGGCCGATAAACAACTGATACTGGCTCAGCAAGATTTGATCTTGCGCAGTGCGCAGGCCTACTTTGACGTATTGCAGGCACAAGACAAGATTGACCTGATCAATGCGCAGAAAAGCGCGATTGCACGCCAGCTGGAGCAAGCCAAAGCTAACTT
This genomic window from Methyloradius palustris contains:
- a CDS encoding TetR/AcrR family transcriptional regulator, with protein sequence MPPKHKTADERLQLHTSILDAARELFVERGVEATTMREIAKRIGYSPTALYLHFKDKDDILRALCETDFLALAAGLQSIIGIHDVRQRLSMLCDGYAEFALSHPNHYRLMFMTPQPVIDKTELKMIHRGNPEQDAYAQLKSIVQDAFEGGHFRPELTNVDLISQTLWAGIHGACSLQISKGNDDWVEWRPIAERIQMMRETLMIGILRADQTKM
- a CDS encoding efflux RND transporter permease subunit; translation: MTTPDPSTKTGFNLSDWALHHQKLVLYFMLVLTIAGLVAYTHLGQSEDPPFTFKVMVVRTGWPGASAQEVAEQVTDKLEKTLQEVPHVDFLRSYSRPGESLIFVLAKDSTPKSEVPNMWYQVRKRVNDIRNTLPDGIEGPTFNDDFGDVYGNLYTLSGDGYDYAELKRQADIVRAELLKVSDVAKVDYFGEQKQKIFIELTNAKLATLGLDIQTLISTLQRQNAVTTAGAFDTSAERIRIAATGRFDQIEALRDIRFRAGNNEFRLGDVAKVYSGYEDPPTQRIRYMNKEAILIGVSMVDGGDIIQLGHGLDNATTKIAAHLPVGLKLDTVSSQPRSVARSVNEFVHSLAEALIIVLAVSLLSLGWRTGFVVAITIPVVLAITFLVMDIFGVGLHKISLGALILALGLLVDDAIIAVEMMASKMEQGWDRMRAASFAFTSTAIPMLTGTLVTVAGFLPIAMAQSATGEYTRTLFQVPAIALLISWLAAVIFVPYLGFHLLPKPKAHDAHDLDIYSSGFYKRFRSLVTQCVKHRWIVIAITVSMFAAAIAEFGLVQQQFFPDSTRPELIVDLRLAEGVSYAATESEVKKLESWLGKQEGIENYVAYVGTGSPRFYLPLDQQLAQRNFAQFVVLTKDSKAREALRSKLLHLFDTDFPTLRASVLRLENGPPVGFPVQFRISGPDIPQLRNIAHNIADVMRTNPHLTNVQLDWDEPTKVMQVEIDQSKARLLGISSAEIANILNAATQGLYVTEFRDGIEKIDLVVRGSPAERHYLSHLPDLMIPNATGKSVPLSQIATINSTFEDGVIWRRNRMPTITVRANLLGNIQAPVVSGQVEEKLAEIRKQLPLGYQLETGGAVEESAKGSKSIGAGVPVFIFVVLTILMIQLQSFSRTMLVLLTAPLGLIGVTIALLVFDKPFGFVAMLGTIALSGMIMRNSVILVDQIEQDKLAGKPDWEAVVESTVRRFRPIVLTAAAAILAMIPLVDNAFFGPMAVAIMGGLTVATMLTLLSLPAIYAAWYKVKMPTQTKDL
- a CDS encoding protein-L-isoaspartate O-methyltransferase family protein; amino-acid sequence: MHTQPVSTPFNTAEAVEQARFNMIEQQIRTWEVLDGNVLDLLKKVPRENFVPVQYSGLAFADLEIPLGNGELMLSPKIEGRIMQALEIKKTDKVLEIGTGSGYLTALLASQAAHVYSVEIMPDLSYQADKRLQDHNINNVTLEIGDAANGWTAHGPYDVIVFGGSLPLSPTHAQQSLAIGGRMFVVVGDLPAMQAIMIRRISEDGFKRDVLFETALPILSNALQPDRFSF
- the thiC gene encoding phosphomethylpyrimidine synthase ThiC; its protein translation is MNTIDKNLHAKFDGETAEIDAGTTQPFAKSRKVYIEGSRPDIRVPFREISLSDTPSMFGAGKDEKNPPVMVYDTSGPYTDPTISIDIRNGLPAMRAKWIEERNDTEQLDGPSSEFGQQRKTDPALTAMRFNLTRKPRRAKAGMNVSQMHYARKGIITPEMEYIAIRENQRRENMSELLQTQHKGHDFGASIPKVITPEFVRSEVALGRAIIPLNINHPEIEPMIIGRNFLVKINANIGNSALGSSITEEVEKMVWGTRWGGDTVMDLSTGKNIHETREWIIRNSPVPIGTVPIYQALEKVNGKAEELTWEIFRDTLIEQAEQGVDYFTIHAGVRLAYIPMTAKRMTGIVSRGGSIMAKWCLAHHKESFLYEHFEDICEIMKAYDVSFSLGDGLRPGSIYDANDEAQFAELKTLGELTQIAWKHDVQCMIEGPGHVPMHLIKENMELQLEHCGEAPFYTLGPLTTDIAPGYDHITSGIGAAMIGWYGCAMLCYVTPKEHLGLPDKEDVRVGIITYKIAAHAADLAKGHPGAQIRDNALSKARFEFRWEDQFNLGLDPEKAKEFHDETLPQEGAKQAHFCSMCGPHFCSMKISQDVRDYAAEQGVSEQEALQKGMQEKAIEFVKKGSEVYQKV
- a CDS encoding efflux RND transporter periplasmic adaptor subunit, whose protein sequence is MIMHINKKLALLILLATPLVACKRPEPAEPPPRPALTMQIDASSSAQEGWLVGEVRPRFESAQGFRIGGKITARKVEVGDIVKKGQVLAVLDTADTGLALASAEAQIRAAEADSALAKADYERQSQLLKRNFISAAALDSFDAKAKATAARVAQLRADADVAKHQSQYTSLIAERDGVITEIHAEPGQVVSSGETVAKVAVPDVLEVLIAVPESRIKNLAAGSATAVRLWADRSKPYAGKIREISPSADSLTRTFNVRVSVTNPDAGIHMGMTAGVKLPSPANSNASEESHSYTIPSSAVTEQNGTTLAWVVDDKTHKVQPRSISVGPYTESGVTVSSGLSEGETIVVAGVHALVAGQVVTPVAAHINQ